The stretch of DNA CGCTGCAGGTCGCCGTTGATGTTGCCGGCGAGGTTGCCGTTGGCGGCGATGGTCGACAGCACCTTCTCCACCTTTTCGGCGCCCAGGTTCAGGGTGATCTGCGGCCAGCCGGAACCGTACGTGGTCGCGGCGATGAGCCCCTTGAACTTCGGGTCGGTAACGTCCTCCAGGGACTTGGGCACGTCTGCCGGCTTGATGACGTTGGGGTTGTAGGCCGCGACGATCACGCCGATGCCAACCAACGCGCCGGTGCCGTCGGTGGCAATCTCGTCATCCCTGATGTCGGGGATGTACTTGCGCCAGTCCAATTCCATGAGGGCGCCCGCGGAAGCCAGCTTAAGCTGGTTCCGGCCCGAGGCGATCATGATGTCGGTGGAGGCGGGGGATCGGCCCTGCTTGTGCTCTTGCAGGAGCCTGGACGTCACCTGGGACATGTTGGGGCCTCCCGCCGTGCCCTGGAGATCTACGTTGATGCCATACTTGGCGTTCATGGCCGCTTCCACCTCGTCCCAGAACTCGGTGTCGCCGTACCGGCCGCCCTGGAGCATCGTGAGCTCCTTCTCGGCCGCGGCCGCCTTGATGAGCTCGGCAAGCGCCGGGTTGGCAGTCTGGGCGAGTGCCGGCGAAGCCGGCAGCAGCAGGACCGCGAGCGCCGCCAGCAGGGCGGCGGCAGCGAAGAGTCCGCGACGAAAACCGCCC from Deltaproteobacteria bacterium encodes:
- a CDS encoding ABC transporter substrate-binding protein is translated as MKQHSQSGGSGCPVDPRAVRVRGGGFRRGLFAAAALLAALAVLLLPASPALAQTANPALAELIKAAAAEKELTMLQGGRYGDTEFWDEVEAAMNAKYGINVDLQGTAGGPNMSQVTSRLLQEHKQGRSPASTDIMIASGRNQLKLASAGALMELDWRKYIPDIRDDEIATDGTGALVGIGVIVAAYNPNVIKPADVPKSLEDVTDPKFKGLIAATTYGSGWPQITLNLGAEKVEKVLSTIAANGNLAGNINGDLQR